agcatcttggttccagacaaACAAGATTAATGTTATGGAGTGACCAGCCCAATCCtcagaccctaatccaatagaaaacttgtgagctgacattaaaaatgctgtttctgaggcaaaaccaagaaatgcagaggaattgtggcatgtagtacaattgtcacggatgtgaagcagttctcagaaagcatggttatacatataaatattagttcagagatgcacaagaaacgGTTGTTGTTTAAacggtaaattcatcactttgtaaagatgaatgatgacactgctatttttttgaacaaGCTAATATTTGcttttcttcacttacattaaactaataacacatttagcacattttttttcaataaaatagaatagaatgtgcagggtgtccaatgcatttgtgtgatttaaatgaaaagttattatatggatatggagctttactcacttttttaaacatacagtactattattttgaacactactgtatatacagtattttaaaaaaactatattgaCTATATAGTCCATTTCCATGCTTGTCCTGAACACTCTGCTGTCTGTTTCTTTCTAGTGGAGAGTGAGGTGAAGGCGGCAGCAGCTGTAGTAGTTTCTCCTTCTAAGGCTAAGCAGTTCCTGCCTTCTCTCCGAAGGCCTAAGAGGAACCTCTGGGACCGTAGTCGTCCTGATGTGCAGCAATGGATTCAGCAGTTTATGTATCTGGGGTATGATGAGGCGGTGAGTTAAAGCACTCCTtcacagttaatttttttttttttatacatttttccttttaatttggtaataaatgcacatttaaaaaatcttaagtTTATGAAGATTAATGAGCCTAAGGATGCAAACTGTGTCATGAACCATGTGCACCATGAGGTTATTAAAAAGGTCTTGAATCTCAATTGGTttgagattttattatttttgttgcatTCAGCCTGTGCCATTCAGCTACCAATCAGCATGACTTCATACACGCTTCCTTCTGAGAGACAAGCGGCACTTTTTCAATCTCTCTAATTTTCTTCCAACATCAGACAGCAGCTGAATGCCCTTGAGAAAGATTTTGTGTCAgaaagtaacattttattttcctttcagAGACTAGAAACTGATCTGGCTTACTGGAAGGACTTTGCGCGCTCCACAGATCAAGGACGGCAGCATCACTATGATGAGAACGCTCCAATGGGTCCTCGCTATCCCACCTCTGACAGACATGGAGCAAACGTCAACTATGACTactattagctttttttctcattagtaATGACCTCAGAAAAGATTAAAACAGGCGACATCCACCTTTCAGGCAGATATATAATAAAACCCAACATGATTTGAATGAAATTACCAAAGCAATCTAATAAGTTTAACTAATCGCTGATTATCTTGGTTACCTGTAATAACGCAACACAATCAGTAACTTTGTTCCATCTGACATCTACTAATAGCTTCAGCTTTAGAGAAATCATCTTCTCTTCAGTAATCAAAAGCATGCTAGGGTTAGTGTAACTTGTATAAGTGTACATCAGTACActgctttttttaaactagcTTGTGTTTATATGCCTAAACTTTGCAGTGCGATGCTTTAATATGTTTTccgttgatgtgtgtgtgcatgcgtttttgtttaatgaacaaaaaaagtaaaaaaataaaagtaaataaaaagaaaccacGATATGTGGCTTATgatgagtgattttttttttcatctgttcaATACATAAAGTAGAAAAGGTAAGAGATAAATAGCAGTATAACGAagagtgtaaatattttattaaaatagccTTTTTTCCCCTGAAATCAGAAAAAAGCATAAGGGTTCTCTTCGAAGTGTGACAATGGCAACAGTAGACTTGGctcaaaattacattaaaaaagcagaaacacgtttcacatgttttttttttttttttttttagaatagcGCCCGGATGTCCCACTGCAGCACATTCAAGATAAATAAAGGGGATATCATTACGCTCCATAATCCAAATCTCAACATGAAAACAGAGAcatattacagtaaaaaatCCTCACATCAAACAAAACTGCATGGCATAAATGCACAAAGCACAGAGAGaagtttttccattttcttaaataatagGCAATTGACAAAATCCAAAGTGCAAGATGTGGTAATTAGCGTCTAggttttctctgtctctctttttctgagGCACAAGTTTGAA
The DNA window shown above is from Clarias gariepinus isolate MV-2021 ecotype Netherlands chromosome 5, CGAR_prim_01v2, whole genome shotgun sequence and carries:
- the ecrg4a gene encoding augurin-A — translated: MMMYPKFYLRLFTFLAIITLLALSDVSSESALQKILKKREVESEVKAAAAVVVSPSKAKQFLPSLRRPKRNLWDRSRPDVQQWIQQFMYLGYDEARLETDLAYWKDFARSTDQGRQHHYDENAPMGPRYPTSDRHGANVNYDYY